In one window of Protaetiibacter larvae DNA:
- a CDS encoding ABC transporter permease has protein sequence MNPTLHSPWRRVVGIGIVLSLVVGVIVLAFSWPGVTSESKNLPIAFVGEAAQLEQIEGALEQSAPGVIAPVTADDRADAVDRIEHREVYGAIVLGAQPEVLQASAASPVVSGLLATVAAQLQVQLTAAAAAQAQAAGVPAPTIAVTVTDVVPLAATDPRGVGLASAAFPLVLGGMIGGIAITMALVGAWRRIVALLVYAVVAGAVVAGVLQGWLGVLQGDYLANAGAYALAFAAIGAPIVGFAALVGRAGVALGPVLFLLIANPISSATQPVEFLPEPWGAVGQWFPPGAAATLVRELSYFPKADTTFPWLVLAVWALAGVLLALLGHFRERGAATQEALEEAVEEGALSEPRSS, from the coding sequence GTGAACCCCACCCTGCACAGCCCGTGGCGCCGCGTCGTCGGCATCGGCATCGTGCTCTCCCTCGTCGTCGGCGTGATCGTGCTGGCATTCTCGTGGCCGGGGGTGACCTCGGAGTCGAAGAACCTCCCCATCGCCTTCGTGGGCGAGGCCGCCCAGCTCGAGCAGATCGAGGGAGCCCTCGAGCAGAGCGCCCCCGGCGTGATCGCCCCCGTGACGGCCGACGACCGCGCCGACGCCGTCGACCGCATCGAGCACCGCGAGGTCTACGGCGCGATCGTGCTCGGCGCGCAGCCCGAAGTGCTGCAGGCCTCCGCGGCGAGCCCCGTGGTCTCGGGGCTGCTGGCGACCGTCGCGGCCCAGCTGCAGGTGCAGCTCACGGCGGCGGCGGCCGCGCAGGCGCAGGCCGCAGGCGTCCCCGCGCCGACCATCGCGGTGACCGTGACGGATGTCGTGCCGCTCGCCGCGACCGACCCGCGCGGGGTCGGCCTCGCATCCGCCGCCTTCCCGCTCGTGCTGGGCGGCATGATCGGCGGCATCGCCATCACGATGGCGCTCGTCGGCGCCTGGCGACGCATCGTCGCCCTGCTCGTCTATGCGGTCGTCGCGGGGGCGGTCGTCGCGGGCGTGCTGCAGGGCTGGCTGGGTGTGCTGCAGGGCGACTACCTCGCCAACGCCGGCGCCTACGCACTCGCCTTCGCGGCGATCGGGGCACCCATCGTGGGATTCGCCGCGCTCGTCGGGCGGGCCGGGGTCGCCCTCGGGCCCGTGCTGTTCCTGCTGATCGCCAACCCGATCTCCTCGGCGACCCAGCCGGTCGAGTTCCTGCCCGAGCCGTGGGGGGCCGTCGGGCAGTGGTTCCCGCCGGGCGCCGCTGCGACGCTGGTTCGCGAGCTCTCCTACTTCCCGAAAGCCGACACCACCTTCCCGTGGCTCGTGCTGGCCGTGTGGGCGCTCGCCGGCGTGCTGCTCGCGCTGCTCGGGCACTTCCGCGAGCGCGGCGCCGCCACGCAGGAGGCGCTCGAGGAGGCCGTCGAGGAGGGTGCGCTCAGCGAACCCCGCTCGTCGTGA